A genomic window from Silene latifolia isolate original U9 population chromosome Y, ASM4854445v1, whole genome shotgun sequence includes:
- the LOC141632532 gene encoding uncharacterized protein LOC141632532 has translation MREPESSVSWESFSENSINYNPLFVMTLDFETRDDAFNWANSVAFENEFAFVKANNGVKNRKENGLLTSYFRCKRHGLPPPMDDPEKPRRSQKFSCLCRVRAVQNYVVKNDQVTIVWNIVTSEGDGRHNHNVALYKDGDRQFAGLDKEEKAYVRQQTMAGVLTRDIKNGLHLKIPEKPQPSSTQIYNEKRKIRQEVGGERNTAQHMWALAVQAKYVHWNESNPETKQITHGFMAHFDSVKLFRAYPYVVIIDSTYNTNIYKNPVIEMVGVTPIGLWFLIACLMLPTESEECYKWQLKKLGDILDSTGASPSVFVNDREICMLEGQHSKIRKELKDSMSRPRITSRTFSLLQGNVYTMAIEIIENELLRGLDLGIEVEDQCGHVLRTTPGLPYAYKLVYLNNRGRRVHLEDFHVIWKTLVYDSPQQMPKNDGDLFEELVEGVRNSDPVYRRAVIDLLRDF, from the exons ATGAGGGAACCTGAATCATCG GTTTCATGGGAGAGTTTTAGCGAGAATTCAATTAATTACAACCCATTGTTCGTGATGACTTTAGATTTCGAAACTCGTGATGATGCTTTCAATTGGGCTAATAGTGTTGCGTTCGAGAATGAGTTTGCTTTTGTTAAAGCAAATAACGGAGTAAAAAACAGAAAAGAAAATGGGTTGTTGACAAGTTATTTTCGATGTAAAAGACATGGGCTACCCCCGCCAATGGATGATCCCGAGAAGCCAAGGAGGTCGCAGAAGTTTTCATGCCTTTGCCGTGTTCGTGCCGTGCAAAATTACGTGGTTAAAAATGATCAAGTGACGATAGTTTGGAACATTGTAACCTCCGAGGGTGATGGACGACACAACCACAACGTAGCACTTTATAAGGACGGGGATCGGCAATTCGCGGGATTGGATAAGGAGGAGAAGGCATATGTTAGGCAACAAACTATGGCCGGGGTTCTGACGAGGGATATTAAAAATGGTCTTCATTTGAAAATCCCCGAAAAACCTCAACCGTCAAGCACCCAGATATATAACGAGAAAAGAAAAATTAGGCAAGAAGTTGGGGGTGAAAGGAACACCGCTCAACATATGTGGGCTCTAGCGGTACAAGCAAAATACGTGCATTGGAATGAGAGTAATCCCGAGACAAAACAGATCACACATGGTTTCATGGCACATTTTGATTCCGTGAAGTTGTTCCGAGCTTATCCTTATGTGGTAATTATAGATTCGACATATAATACCAACATATACAAGAATCCAGTCATTGAGATGGTTGGTGTCACACCCATCGGATTGTGGTTCTTAATTGCATGTTTAATGCTTCCTACCGAGTCCGAGGAGTGCTACAAGTGGCAGTTGAAGAAGTTAGGTGACATTTTAGATTCCACGGGAGCGTCCCCTTCTGTCTTTGTCAACGACCGGGAAATTTG CATGCTAGAAGGTCAACACTCCAAGATTAGAAAGGAGCTCAAAGATTCAATGAGTAGACCAAGGATAACATCCCGTACTTTCTCCTTGTTGCAAGGGAACGTGTATACTATGGCCATAGAGATAATTGAGAATGAACTTTTGAGAGGCCTTGATTTGGGTATCGAGGTTGAGGATCAATGTGGACACGTGCTACGAACGACTCCTGGATTACCTTATGCATACAAGTTGGTTTATTTGAATAACAGAGGTAGGAGGGTCCATCTTGAAGATTTTCATGTCATTTGGAAGACATTGGTGTATGATAGTCCTCAACAAATGCCAAAAAATGATGGTGATTTATTTGAGGAATTAGTTGAAGGTGTGAGAAACAGTGACCCGGTTTACCGAAGGGCAGTCATAGACTTATTGCGTGACTTCTAA